The Niallia circulans nucleotide sequence ATCATTATAATACCTTCCACACCAACATAAAAAACAAAAAGCGAACTGCCTAAATAAAGGATTCCCCACCCGAGCTTCTTCGTTCTTTTATATTCCTGCACCCCAATAATAATTAACCATGCACTTAAAAGGAGAAATACAAACGGTTGTAAGCTGAAGTTTTCTGTAACAGAACTATAAAT carries:
- a CDS encoding DUF3953 domain-containing protein, encoding MKRRKLTGLVIVQFIIGTLVLFGSIYSSVTENFSLQPFVFLLLSAWLIIIGVQEYKRTKKLGWGILYLGSSLFVFYVGVEGIIMM